The segment TCCCCACGTTTTTCCTCCTCGTGGCTTACAAGCCGATAGTAGCCGCAATTTAAGCTAGTTGAAATTGCGTGCCCTGTGTTGTAGCGACTGATAGCTACTGATCTTTGATTTGGCACAGTTAGTGAGTTTGGTGGCTATAAACTTTAACCTAGACAATTAGTGGTGCACCGATTCGGTAATTCGCGACGGCGGGAAGGATTTTCGTCCGCGTCGGGAAGGAGCATACACGTTACGTCCGCGACGGGAAGGAGTTATTTCGTTGCGTCCGCGTCGGGAAGGAGTTATTTCGTTGCGTCCGCGTCGGGAAGGAGATAATCGTTTTCGTTTCCGCGGTCGTTTCGTGTTAATCGGTGCACAATGCCACCAgagaagaaaattgaaaaacgctTAGCTGAAATGGTGGTGAATATAACAGCTCTCAATGCTCAGTGTGACGTAGTCGAAAAATTCATTAAACAATTCGACGAAGATCGCGATCAATGCCAAATTCCCGTTCGGATTGAATCGCTTGACCGAGTGTATAAAGCGTTTTTGACAGTGCAGGAAGAAATCGAGAGACTGGACGATCCAGAGATGCTAGAGATTCACTTGTCTGAGAGATCTAAATTCGAGAACAGATATTGTGTGGCAAAGGGCTTTCTATTAGCAAAGCGTAGTGACGATGTGAACCATACCGTGCTTAATGCTTCTCTACCTGGTAGTGCGCCTGTCACTTCGAACTACCACCTGAGGCTACCCAAGATAGACCTCCCAAAGTTTAGTGGCGAGTTTTCAAAATGGCTGTCTTTTCGTGACACCTACATATCGATGGTGCATTCAAATGTCGACATACCCACCGTAGCCAAGCTGCAATATCTTCTCCAGTCGCTAGAGGGTGAAGCGCATAAACCGTTTGAAAGCGTAGATGTGGTAGCAGATAACTACGCAGCCGTATGGGACAATTTGCTCAAGCGGTATGATAACAAGAGATTTCTGAAAAAGCAATTGTACCGCGCTCTGCACGATTTACCCGCAATAAATAAGGAATCCGCCACCGAGCTTCATGAGCTCCTAGATGAATTTCATCGTCACGTTAAGGCACTCGCTAAACTAGGAGAACCAATTGAGCACTGGGACACTCCGCTAATCAATATGCTATCGTACAAACTCGATCCCGCAACAATTCGAGCATGGGAAGAAAAGGCCAGCCAAGTGGATgatgaaaatgtgaaatttacCGATCTGATAGACTTTCTATACCAGCGGGTGCGAATATTGAAATCGGTATCTTCCGACATACTCCAGCGTGTTCAGCTTGTTCAATCAAAGGTGGCCGGCAATGTTCACGCTCCGAagaagttttgacgtaggactacgtctttgtttactatactgggactgggtagcactttgtaaaaacgagaaatagaagtgtaacgtttgaatgaaatatttcaaacgctaatagctactatactactgaacgaaacataacagttaatatgtcgttggatagataaaatgtccagcaattttatagtaacatactaataataattttttatacgctaaatagtgaaaatgtgtgtaaagattcaaggtcgaatttttccatacatttcccttgttatcgcctagcttcacaggcacggatgacaattagatacaccaaaggatttggatccaaatgataaccttgagaccactttgtaagccacaccccttttccaatgcaatcggcaacatcgatggctattgacggcaacaccggtcccaaagacaagcggaatcagagggcaatggccaacgtgaatcccacacgatgcactcaacattacattttgcattatccccatcgcagacatgcgacattgttcgatagcttgctcaatcagtgtcggacaatcatttaagcagcagcagccgatatggtttcctccaagcagcagcggcagtgccagtgactataaaatggtactcttggttcgccgtctgctcattcatcgcacaatcgcactgacggacggtcagtatttaccatcgacggctattggtggcgaaagcaacggcatttggcggcaacaccagcgatcggagccaacaccgatagcaatcgggaggtaacaacgatagcattttggcggctattggaggcaaatccaaggacctttgcggcatctaatgtcatcttCGATAACAATTCGAGCCACCCAATGGcgttttggcggttattttcgcaaaccaacagcaaatggaaacggatcgactgacgggcagcaaattcagtagtaggccgttgtggttttttgataaaactaatccatttctactttacagtgatttggtatttcctatcactcctgtattagcgggcaaccatcatcctagagtctaaaggactgaatagcgacatccatctatatattggcaacagtaattatagtactgaagATGTGCtgtcagctcaaacatagttcttttcagggccaccaaacaatttcaaacggtttttttcaaaaccaccattgattcaatgaagaattaaatcagaatatttcgctcttcttttacaaataaacactcaaacaatgatactcacaaatactcaaatatgcatatgccagaaatgcagtttacattagtctttgatttaatgatcagacataaagttatacttcatcgattaaaacatgttatcaatataatgaatattatatgacacagtcctacgtcaccctttcgtacaacccttagggctgtataccttgtagtttttctcaTCCAAGATCGCAGCCAACGCCGCTGCGTCCGAGTGTAAATCTAATACTCCATCCTGCCATGCCTGCTCTGATAAACACTATCTGTTCGAATGCCCGACGTTCACAAAGATGTCGGTCCGTTCTCGTCGAGAACTCGTCTCGCAACGTAAGCTCTGCTGGAACTGTTTCCGAACCGGGCACTCCGCCAAAAAATGTTATTCCAAATTTACCTGCCGGACCTGTCGAGATCGGCATCACACGATGCTGCATGATACCCCGCAAGTTGGCAAGAATTCATCCACCACTCCAGCCGTTACCACTCCCCAAGAGGAACCGCAGCCCGGTCCATCCAAGTTGTCACGTGTGTACTCACAAGAGGCTTCCACGTCGTCGAAATTCCAAAGAGTTAGCATGGCGGTTCAAGCCTATACAAGCACAGTTCTGCTGGAGACAGTCGCACTGAACGTCGTCGATGATAACGGAAAGGTGTTTCAAGCCCGAGCGCTTCTAGATTCGGCTTCAATGTCGAACTTTATGTCCAAGAAGTTGGCTAAACTTCTCTCCAATCGTCAATCCAAGGTGGATATTACCGTGGCTGGTATCGGCCATTCCGTGCAGAAGATGAAGTGCTCCATCACCACCACCATTAAGTCCAGAGTTGGTTCGTTCGATACCAAACTCAAGTTCCTGCTAATCGACAATCCTAGTGCCGATCTACCTACCGTTCCGGTTCAAATTTCCACTATGGAGATCCCAGACGTTCCGATAGCCGATCCGCAGTATTTTGTTCCCAGCGAAGTCGACGTAGTTATTGGCGGTGAGGCATATTGGGAAGTACATACAGGAAAAGCGCTCCACTTAGGTCCAGGATTACCGCATATGGTTGAAACCTTGTTCGGTTGGACATTCTCCGGTCCGACGTGCATCGATTCTTGCGGTACGACAGCCTGTCTCCTATCGACCAAGGAAGATAGTCTTGATGTCACTCTCCGAAAATTTTGGGAGATCGAGACTATCCCAACTCAATCGACACATTCCACTGATGAGCGGACCTGCGAGGAACTGTACGAGAAAACTACCACCCGAAGCAACACTGGGCGATACATAGTTCGCCTACCCAAAACGAATAATCCAGATATCATCTTGGGAGATTCCCGAAGCATCGCTGAACGTCGGTTTCTCAACTTAGAGCGCCGTTTAGAACGCAGCCCGGACGTCAAAACTGCATACCATCAATTTATGGCAGATTATGAGCGTCTAGGGCACATGAAACGTCTTGATGAACCAGTAGACAGCAGTATGCTGCACTGCTTCTTGCCCCATCACCCTGTTTTTAAGTCATCCAGCACCACAACCAAAACAAGAGTGGTGTTTGACGCGTCGTGCAAGACAGCGTCTGGTCATTCCCTAAATGACTTACTTCTAGTCGGCCCAGTCGTGCAACAAGATTTGTTGTCACTAATTATGAGATTCCGGTCTCACACAGTCGCTTTGGTTGGCGACATTGAAAAAATGTATCGTCAAATACAACTCCATGAGGACGATCTGCCACTCCAACGGATTCTTTGGAGGACAGGTCCGGAAGATCCCATAGCATCGTATCAACTCCAAACGGTAACCTTTGGCACCGCGTCTGCCCCATACCTTGCCACCAAAACGCTACAAAGACTTGCTAAAGATGCAGCCGAACGTTTCCCCGCTGCCGCCGGGCCCGTTACTGATGACTTCTATGTCGACGATTTTTTGTCTGGAGCCTCAGACGTCAAGACAGCACTCCTACTTCGCCGCGAAGTCTTCGCAATGCTCGAGTCAGCAGGACTCCCAATCAAGAAGTGGGCATCCAATTCACTCGAGGTTCTCGAAGACATTCCACCAGAAGACCAAGCAATCCAGCCTTGGTACGATCTCCAAGTTGAGCAGTCCGTCAGCACTCTCGGCTTAGTGTGGGAGCCCCGCTCCGATTCTCTCGGTTTTAAAGTACAACTTCCCCTGCCTGCGGCCACTCTAACGAAGCGTACAATCATGTCGTACATAGCACGAATTTTCGACCCCTTAGGACTAGTGGGTCCGGCTGTTACCAAAGCAAAAATCTTCATGCAGCGCATGTGGGCGCTGAAAACCTCCGATGGCAAACGTTTTGATTGGGACCAGCCTTTACCGCAAACCCTGCAGCTTGAGTGGAAAGAGTTCCACAATACCATCGACCTACTACGCCAAGTACGAGTTCCACGTTTTGTTGCAATTCCGGACGCAATCAGTATTGAACTGCATTTTTTCGCCGATGCGTCAGAGAAGGCGTACGGCACCTGCTGTTTCGTTCCTGCTCAATCATCCCAACAAGTAACTGTTCAGCTCCTAACCTCCAAATCAAAGGTGGCACCGCTCGCCGCACGTCATACCATCGCCCGGTTGGAGCTCTGTGCAGCTCATCTATCAACGCAGCTCTACAAGAAGGTGGCAGCTGCTCTCAAATTTCCCTATACAGCATATTTTTGGTCCGACTCCACAACAACCCTTCAATGGATTCGTTCGTTCCCCGGACGTTGGAAGACCTTCGTGGCGAATTGGGTCACACACATCCAGCTTTCAAGCCCAATTGACAACTGGAAGCATGTAGCAGGTATTGATAACCCGGCCGACGATATATCCAGAGGTTTGAGCCCCGCCGAAATCCTAAACAAAACACGTTGGTGGAATGGACCACCATGGCTTGCTCTACCTCCGGAATCCTGGCCTGCTGGTGCACTTTCCAATGTAGAACCACCCGAATTATCCCAAGAAAGCAGAAAGATTCCGATTGTCGTCATGACCGCAACTCAAATCAACTTTAACGAAAGACTGTTTTCCCGTTTCTCATCATATTCCAAGCTTCGTAGGACTGTTGCTTACTGCCTGCGGTATTGTCAGCTGTTGCGTGACCGGGCGATTTTTCACCGCAGCAACCCAGCAACATATACACAGCTCATCGCAAAGGGGACTACAAATGCAGCCTTTCAAGCACTGACTACAGATGAACTTCACTCAGCCGAAAGAATCCTCTGTCGTCTGGCCCAGCACGATTCGTTTCCCGAAGAGCACAGTGATCTCGCTGCTGGTGATTTCGTTTCCAAAACCAGTCCTCTTAAGTAGTTGAGTCCCCAATATGACCAGTTCGGAATCATCCGCGTTGGGGGACGATTGAGCAATGCTGAACTACCGGAATATGTTAAACATCCCATTGTACTGAGCGCCAAACATCCATTGGCCAATTTATTGGCAGCACACTACCATAAAGGATTGCTGCACGCTGGACCTCTGCTGATGCTTTCCAGCCTTCGCCAGAAATTCTGGATTTTAGGTGGGAGAAATCTAGTTCGACGAATTTTTCATCAATGCCATGTGTGCTTCTGAAAGAAGCCCCAGTTAATTCAACAAAGTGTAGCTGACCTTCCATCATCCCGAGTAACTCCTGCTCGCCCATTCACCATCTGTGAAGTAGATTATTGCGGCCCATTTTACGTGAAATCTGAAATACGGAAAAGAGAGCCAACGAAGGTTTATGTAGCAATATTCGTTTGCTTCTCGACACGAGCCGTCCATATAGAGCTCGTGAGCGATCTCACCACAGCTGCATTTCTAGCTGCACTTCGTCGAATGATCTCCGATAGAGAATGGCCTACGGAAATTCATTCGGACAATGCAACCACGTTTAAAGAAGCACCTGTTGGAAGCACCTTCCAACGAACTTCGCTGCTTGTACGAAATGTTTAAGAACGACCAAGCGGCACGAACTGAGATCTTCACATGGTGTGCGAATAATGAAATTCGATGGAAATTCATTCCACCCCGCGCCCCTCACTTCGGAGGATTGTGGGAGGCTGCCGTAAagtcgacagacagacagacagacagacagacagacagacagacagacagacagacagacagacagacagacagacagacagacagacagacagacagacagacagacagacagacagacagacagacagacagacagacagacagacagacagacagacagacagacagacagacagacagacagacagacagacagacagacagacagacagacagacagacagacagacagacagacagacagacagacagacagacagacagacagacagacagacagacagacagacagacagacagacagacagacagacagacagacagacagacagacagacagacagacagacagacagacagacagacagacagacagacagacagacagacagacagacagacagacagacagacagacagacagacagacagacagacagacagacagacagacagacagacagacagacagacagacagacagacagacagacagacagacagacagacagacagacagacagacagacagacagacagacagacagacagacagacagacagacagacagacagacagacagacagacagacagacagacagacagacagacagacagacagacagacagacagacagacagacagacagacagacagacagacagacagacagacagacagacagacagacagacagacagacagacagacagacagacagacagacagacagacagacagacagacagacagacagacagacagacagacagacagacagacagacagacagacagacagacagacagacagacagacagacagacagacagacagacagacagacagacagacagacagacagacagacagacagacagacagacagacagacagacagacagacagacagacagacagacagacagacagacagacagacagacagacagacagacagacagacagacagacagacagacagacagacagacagacagacagacagacagacagacagacagacagacagacagacagacagacagacagacagacagacagacagacagacagacagacagacagacagacagacagacagacagacagacagacagacagacagacagacagacagacagacagacagacagacagacagacagacagacagacagacagacagacagacagacagacagacagacagacagacagacagacagacagacagacagacagacagacagacagacagacagacagacagacagacagacagacagacagacagacagacagacagacagacagacagacagacagacagacagacagacagacagacagacagacagacagacagacagacagacagacagacagacagacagacagacagacagacagacagacagacagacagacagacagacagacagacagacagacagacagacagacagacagacagacagacagacagacagacagacagacagacagacagacagacagacagacagacagacagacagacagacagacagacagacagacagacagacagacagacagacagacagacagacagacagacagacagacagacagacagacagacagacagacagacagacagacagacagacagacagacagacagacagacagacagacagacagacagacagacagacagacagacagacagacagacagacagacagacagacagacagacagacagacagacagacagacagacagacagacagacagacagacagacagacagacagacagacagacagacagacagacagacagacagacagacagacagacagacagacagacagacagacagacagacagacagacagacagacagacagacagacagacagacagacagacagacagacagacagacagacagacagacagacagacagacagacagacagacagacagacagacagacagacagacagacagacagacagacagacagacagacagacagacagacagacagacagacagacagacagacagacagacagacagacagacagacagacagacagacagacagacagacagacagacagacagacagacagacagacagacagacagacagacagacagacagacagacagacagacagacagacagacagacagacagacagacagacagacagacagacagacagacagacagacagacagacagacagacagacagacagacagacagacagacagacagacagacagacagacagacagacagacagacagacagacagacagacagacagacagacagacagacagacagacagacagacagacagacagacagacagacagacagacagacagacagacagacagacagacagacagacagacagacagacagacagacagacagacagacagacagacagacagacagacagacagacagacagacagacagacagacagacagacagacagacagacagacagacagacagacagacagacagacagacagacagacagacagacagacagacagacagacagacagacagacagacagacagacagacagacagacagacagacagacagacagacagacagacagacagacagacagacagacagacagacagacagacagacagacagacagacagacagacagacagacagacagacagacagacagacagacagacagacagacagacagacagacagacagacagacagacagacagacagacagacagacagacagacagacagacagacagacagacagacagacagacagacagacagacagacagacagacagacagacagacagacagacagacagacagacagacagacagacagacagacagacagacagacagacagacagacagacagacagacagacagacagacagacagacagacagacagacagacagacagacagacagacagacagacagacagacagacagacagacagacagacagacagacagacagacagacagacagacagacagacagacagacagacagacagacagacagacagacagacagacagacagacagacagacagacagacagacagacagacagacagacagacagacagacagacagacagacagacagacagacagacagacagacagacagacagacagacagacagacagacagacagacagacagacagacagacagacagacagacagacagacagacagacagacagacagacagacagacagacagacagacagacagacagacagacagacagacagacagacagacagacagacagacagacagacagacagacagacagacagacagacagacagacagacagacagacagacagacagacagacagacagacagacagacagacagacagacagacagacagacagacagacagacagacagacagacagacagacagacagacagacagacagacagacagacagacagacagacagacagacagacagacagacagacagacagacagacagacagacagacagacagacagacagacagacagacagacagacagacagacagacagacagacagacagacagacagacagacagacagacagacagacagacagacagacagacagacagacagacagacagacagacagacagacagacagacagacagacagacagacagacagacagacagacagacagacagacagacagacagacagacagacagacagacagacagacagacagacagacagacagacagacagacagacagacagacagacagacagacagacagacagacagacagacagacagacagacagacagacagacagacagacagacagacagacagacagacagacagacagacagacagacagacagacagacagacagacagacagacagacagacagacagacagacagacagacagacagacagacagacagacagacagacagacagacagacagacagacagacagacagacagacagacagacagacagacagacagacagacagacagacagacagacagacagacagacagacagacagacagacagacagacagacagacagacagacagacagacagacagacagacagacagacagacagacagacagacagacagacagacagacagacagacagacagacagacagacagacagacagacagacagacagacagacagacagacagacagacagacagacagacagacagacagacagacagacagacagacagacagacagacagacagacagacagacagacagacagacagacagacagacagacagacagacagacagacagacagacagacagacagacagacagacagacagacagacagacagacagacagacagacagacagacagacagacagacagacagacagacagacagacagacagacagacagacagacagacagacagacagacagacagacagacagacagacagacagacagacagacagacagacagacagacagacagacagacagacagacagacagacagacagacagacagacagacagacagacagacagacagacagacagacagacagacagacagacagacagacagacagacagacagacagacagacagaca is part of the Sabethes cyaneus chromosome 2, idSabCyanKW18_F2, whole genome shotgun sequence genome and harbors:
- the LOC128735914 gene encoding uncharacterized protein LOC128735914, with the translated sequence MPPEKKIEKRLAEMVVNITALNAQCDVVEKFIKQFDEDRDQCQIPVRIESLDRVYKAFLTVQEEIERLDDPEMLEIHLSERSKFENRYCVAKGFLLAKRSDDVNHTVLNASLPGSAPVTSNYHLRLPKIDLPKFSGEFSKWLSFRDTYISMVHSNVDIPTVAKLQYLLQSLEGEAHKPFESVDVVADNYAAVWDNLLKRYDNKRFLKKQLYRALHDLPAINKESATELHELLDEFHRHVKALAKLGEPIEHWDTPLINMLSYKLDPATIRAWEEKASQVDDENVKFTDLIDFLYQRVRILKSVSSDILQRVQLVQSKVAGNVHAPKKF
- the LOC128735915 gene encoding uncharacterized protein LOC128735915, whose protein sequence is MSVRSRRELVSQRKLCWNCFRTGHSAKKCYSKFTCRTCRDRHHTMLHDTPQVGKNSSTTPAVTTPQEEPQPGPSKLSRVYSQEASTSSKFQRVSMAVQAYTSTVLLETVALNVVDDNGKVFQARALLDSASMSNFMSKKLAKLLSNRQSKVDITVAGIGHSVQKMKCSITTTIKSRVGSFDTKLKFLLIDNPSADLPTVPVQISTMEIPDVPIADPQYFVPSEVDVVIGGEAYWEVHTGKALHLGPGLPHMVETLFGWTFSGPTCIDSCGTTACLLSTKEDSLDVTLRKFWEIETIPTQSTHSTDERTCEELYEKTTTRSNTGRYIVRLPKTNNPDIILGDSRSIAERRFLNLERRLERSPDVKTAYHQFMADYERLGHMKRLDEPVDSSMLHCFLPHHPVFKSSSTTTKTRVVFDASCKTASGHSLNDLLLVGPVVQQDLLSLIMRFRSHTVALVGDIEKMYRQIQLHEDDLPLQRILWRTGPEDPIASYQLQTVTFGTASAPYLATKTLQRLAKDAAERFPAAAGPVTDDFYVDDFLSGASDVKTALLLRREVFAMLESAGLPIKKWASNSLEVLEDIPPEDQAIQPWYDLQVEQSVSTLGLVWEPRSDSLGFKVQLPLPAATLTKRTIMSYIARIFDPLGLVGPAVTKAKIFMQRMWALKTSDGKRFDWDQPLPQTLQLEWKEFHNTIDLLRQVRVPRFVAIPDAISIELHFFADASEKAYGTCCFVPAQSSQQVTVQLLTSKSKVAPLAARHTIARLELCAAHLSTQLYKKVAAALKFPYTAYFWSDSTTTLQWIRSFPGRWKTFVANWVTHIQLSSPIDNWKHVAGIDNPADDISRGLSPAEILNKTRWWNGPPWLALPPESWPAGALSNVEPPELSQESRKIPIVVMTATQINFNERLFSRFSSYSKLRRTVAYCLRYCQLLRDRAIFHRSNPATYTQLIAKGTTNAAFQALTTDELHSAERILCRLAQHDSFPEEHSDLAAGDFVSKTSPLK